In one Rhinoraja longicauda isolate Sanriku21f chromosome 32, sRhiLon1.1, whole genome shotgun sequence genomic region, the following are encoded:
- the bsx gene encoding brain-specific homeobox protein homolog, with protein sequence MNLNFTSPLHQVSAQRPTSFFIEDILLHKPKPVREAPPVSYVSSLASRVPLLEYGYPLMPTPTILASHPHHPLHKPEHHHPYFLTSPVGMHMPALFQHPPELPGKHCRRRKARTVFSDSQLSGLEKRFEIQRYLSTPERVELASALSLSETQVKTWFQNRRMKHKKQLRKSRDDHGQKNSPIEEQRLDSSVSEPEITPANSIEIKSLGSQDTFLIEGHEDDVDIIEDDDICSTEHIA encoded by the exons ATGAACCTGAATTTCACGTCCCCGCTCCACCAGGTTTCTGCCCAGCGACCGACCTCTTTCTTCATCGAAGATATTTTATTGCATAAACCCAAACCCGTAAGAGAAGCCCCACCCGTGTCCTATGTCAGTTCCTTGGCATCCCGCGTCCCTTTGCTGGAGTATGGATACCCTCTCATGCCAACCCCGACCATCCTGGCGTCTCATCCTCACCACCCACTCCACAAGCCGGAGCACCACCACCCTTACTTTCTCACGTCGCCTG TAGGGATGCACATGCCGGCTCTCTTCCAACACCCCCCTGAGCTTCCAGGTAAACACTGCAGGCGGCGGAAAGCCCGGACCGTCTTCTCCGACTCACAGCTCTCGGGGCTGGAGAAACGATTCGAGATCCAGCGCTACCTGTCAACCCCAGAGAGAGTGGAACTGGCGTCGGCACTGAGTCTCTCGGAGACCCAG GTGAAAACGTGGTTCCAGAATCGAAGAATGAAACATAAAAAGCAGTTAAGAAAGTCTCGAGATGATCACGGTCAGAAAAACTCACCCATCGAGGAGCAGCGCCTCGACTCTAGCGTCAGCGAGCCAGAAATAACCCCGGCAAATTCCATTGAGATAAAGTCTTTAGGCAGCCAGGACACCTTTCTGATAGAGGGCCACGAAGATGATGTGGATATTATCGAAGACGATGATATTTGCTCTACTGAGCATATAGCGTAA